In Notolabrus celidotus isolate fNotCel1 chromosome 8, fNotCel1.pri, whole genome shotgun sequence, a genomic segment contains:
- the LOC117817409 gene encoding caspase-3-like has translation MSEPRGDGDAQSGGDTLDALSFFSQKQDAEPAESPKTAEETESSSISTKAADSDPYRYRMDYPCMGTCLIINNKNFHPCTNMSTRNGTDVDGATAIKCFSDLGYKIRFANDQTVSQIKQLMISVSQEDHSNNASFACVLLSHGEEGVIFGTDGFEKLENLTKYFKGDRCRGLVGKPKLFFIQACRGSDLDGGIETDSVAEGTSERIPVEADFLYAFSTAPGYYSWRNTSNGSWFVQALCEMLQRCSGELELMQIMTRVNRKVATHFESASNLPGFSGKKQIPCIVSMLTKDFYFPV, from the exons ATGTCTGAGCCTCGTGGGGATGGTGACGCACAGAGTGGGGGAGACACACTGGATGCCCTATCATTTTTTTCACAGAA GCAGGATGCAGAGCCTGCAGAGAGTCCAAAGACTGCAGAGGAAACGGAGTCTTCATCCATCAGCACTAAAGCAGCAGACTCAGACCCTTATCGATACAGGATGGACTACCCGTGCATGGGAACCTGTCTgatcatcaacaacaaaaacttcCACCCCTGCACAA ATATGAGTACTCGTAATGGAACAGATGTGGATGGTGCCACTGCTATAAAATGCTTCTCCGATCTGGGCTACAAGATAAGGTTTGCCAATGATCAGACTGTGAGCCAGATAAAACAGCTGATGATAAGTG tatCCCAGGAGGACCACAGCAATAATGCATCATTTGCATGTGTGCTCCTCAGTCATGGAGAGGAGGGTGTGATATTCGGCACTGACGGCTTTGAGAAGTTAGAAAATCTGACTAAATACTTTAAAGGAGATCGCTGCAGGGGTTTGGTGGGGAAACCAAAGCTCTTCTTCATACAG GCATGCCGTGGCTCAGACCTGGATGGAGGCATTGAGACTGACAGCGTAGCGGAGGGAACATCGGAGAGGATTCCTGTGGAGGCAGATTTCCTGTATGCTTTTTCTACGGCTCCAG GCTACTACTCTTGGAGAAACACATCCAATGGTTCCTGGTTCGTTCAGGCGTTGTGTGAGATGTTGCAGCGGTGCAGTGGAGAGCTGGAGCTGATGCAGATCATGACCAGAGTCAACCGCAAGGTGGCGACGCACTTTGAGTCTGCCTCCAACCTCCCTGGATTCAGCGGCAAGAAGCAGATCCCCTGCATCGTCTCCATGTTGACCAAAGACTTCTACTTTCCTGTCTAG
- the LOC117817429 gene encoding histone H4, with the protein MSGRGKGGKGLGKGGAKRHRKVLRDNIQGITKPAIRRLARRGGVKRISGLIYEETRGVLKVFLENVIRDAVTYTEHAKRKTVTAMDVVYALKRQGRTLYGFGG; encoded by the coding sequence ATGAGTGGAAGAGGCAAAGGAGGAAAGGGACTCGGTAAAGGAGGCGCCAAGCGTCACCGTAAAGTCCTCCGTGATAACATCCAGGGAATCACCAAGCCCGCCATCCGCCGTCTGGCTCGCCGTGGCGGAGTGAAGCGTATCTCCGGTCTCATCTACGAGGAGACCCGCGGTGTGCTCAAGGTGTTCCTGGAGAACGTGATCCGTGACGCCGTCACCTACACCGAGCACGCCAAGAGAAAGACAGTGACCGCCATGGATGTGGTTTATGCTCTGAAGAGACAGGGCCGCACTCTGTACGGCTTCGGAGGCTAA
- the LOC117817427 gene encoding histone H2B 3-like: protein MPETVKAPKKGSKKAVSKATKTGKKRRKTRKESYAIYVYKVLKQVHPDTGISSKAMGIMNSFVSDIFERIAGEASRLAHYNKRSTITSREIQTAVRLLLPGELAKHAVSEGTKAVTKYTSSK from the coding sequence ATGCCTGAGACAGTGAAAGCACCCAAGAAGGGCTCTAAGAAAGCCGTGTCCAAGGCAACGAAGACCggcaagaagaggaggaagaccaGGAAAGAGAGCTACGCTATTTACGTGTACAAGGTCCTGAAGCAGGTCCACCCCGACACCGGGATCTCCTCCAAGGCTATGGGCATCATGAACTCCTTCGTGAGTGATATCTTTGAGCGCATCGCCGGTGAGGCCTCCCGTTTGGCTCACTACAACAAGCGCTCCACCATCACCTCCAGGGAGATCCAGACCGCCGTCCGCCTGCTGCTGCCCGGTGAGCTGGCCAAGCACGCCGTGTCTGAGGGCACCAAGGCTGTGACCAAGTACACCAGCTCCAAGTAA